From Alcaligenes faecalis, the proteins below share one genomic window:
- a CDS encoding extracellular solute-binding protein, which yields MLTTRFLKTGLALSLSVGALSLSGAAMAANAVMYTPNNVQTIDTALEIARKTASDLSIQQVTSGAGALMKRIEAEAQNPLGDVVWGTGYGTMAAFQQNFEAYESPENKAIPEAFHGKDSLWTSSNAHVMVIMANERQLKGQAAPKTWADLFDPQWKGKVIIGDPASSGSAYDQVYGIYQLYGAEGLQKLAANVIVSKSSGQVYKSVANGEYPLGVTMEYAAYAYVAGGQKGIELIYPEDGTFIAPEGVAVIKNPKNGQEAARKLVDVLLSKEVQEAELVENFRRPTRNDINVAELTKLPNLDQIKIANIDPLKAAAEYETVIDAWKQALAAAGK from the coding sequence ATGCTGACTACACGTTTTCTGAAAACTGGTCTGGCACTCTCCCTCAGTGTCGGCGCCCTGTCCCTGTCCGGTGCCGCCATGGCCGCCAATGCCGTGATGTACACGCCCAACAATGTGCAAACCATTGACACGGCGCTGGAAATCGCTCGCAAGACCGCTTCTGACCTGTCCATTCAACAAGTGACCTCGGGCGCTGGTGCCTTGATGAAGCGTATCGAAGCCGAAGCACAAAACCCGCTGGGCGATGTGGTATGGGGCACTGGCTACGGCACCATGGCCGCTTTCCAGCAAAACTTCGAAGCCTACGAATCGCCCGAGAACAAGGCCATTCCTGAAGCCTTCCACGGCAAGGACAGCCTGTGGACCAGCTCCAACGCCCACGTCATGGTCATCATGGCCAATGAGCGCCAACTGAAAGGCCAGGCCGCCCCCAAGACCTGGGCTGACCTGTTCGATCCTCAGTGGAAAGGCAAGGTCATCATTGGTGATCCGGCATCCTCGGGCAGTGCGTACGACCAGGTTTACGGCATCTACCAACTGTACGGTGCTGAAGGCCTGCAAAAGCTGGCAGCCAACGTCATCGTGTCCAAGAGCTCGGGCCAGGTCTACAAGAGCGTGGCCAACGGCGAGTACCCCTTGGGCGTGACCATGGAATACGCAGCTTACGCCTACGTGGCCGGTGGTCAGAAAGGCATTGAGCTGATCTACCCTGAAGACGGTACCTTCATCGCCCCTGAGGGCGTGGCCGTGATCAAGAACCCCAAGAACGGCCAGGAAGCGGCTCGCAAACTGGTCGACGTTCTGCTGTCCAAAGAAGTCCAGGAAGCCGAACTGGTAGAGAACTTCCGCCGTCCTACCCGCAATGACATCAATGTGGCCGAGCTGACCAAACTGCCTAACCTGGATCAAATCAAGATTGCCAACATCGATCCTTTGAAGGCGGCTGCCGAGTACGAAACAGTGATCGACGCCTGGAAACAGGCTTTGGCTGCGGCTGGCAAATAA